One window of Larus michahellis chromosome 19, bLarMic1.1, whole genome shotgun sequence genomic DNA carries:
- the HTR1D gene encoding 5-hydroxytryptamine receptor 1D: MTQYNHSAELSLQSPANKSLNFTETPLALDERTLLGMKISLSVLLSVITLATILANVFVVITIFLTRKLHTPANYLIGSLAVTDLLVSVLVMPISIAYTVTHTWAFGQVLCDIWLSSDITCCTASILHLCVIALDRYWAITDALEYAKRRTAGRAALMIAVVWMISISISVPPFFWRQVKAHEEIAKCTVNTDQISYTIYSTCGAFYIPTVLLLILYGRIYVAARSRILKPPSLYGKRFTTAHLITGSAGSSLCSINASLHEGHSHSGGSPIFINHVKIKLADSVLERKRISAARERKATKTLGIILGAFIFCWLPFFVMSLVLPICQDACWFHPILLDFFTWLGYLNSLINPVIYTAFNEEFKQAFQKLIHFKKCSS; the protein is encoded by the coding sequence ATGACTCAGTATAACCATTCAGCAGAGCTCTCTCTCCAGAGCCCAGCAAATAAGTCATTAAATTTCACTGAAACACCGCTGGCTTTGGATGAAAGGACCCTGTTAGGGATGAAGATTTCACTGTCGGTCCTTCTGTCTGTTATAACTTTGGCAACGATccttgcaaatgtttttgttgttattacaATTTTTCTGACCAGAAAGCTCCACACACCTGCAAATTACCTCATTGGCTCCTTGGCAGTGACTGATCTTTTAGTGTCTGTCCTAGTAATGCCCATCAGTATTGCTTACACTGTCACCCACACGTGGGCCTTCGGCCAAGTGTTGTGTGATATCTGGTTATCATCAGACATCACGTGCTGCACAGCCTCCATCCTACACCTCTGCGTTATTGCACTGGACAGATACTGGGCTATCACAGATGCTTTGGAATATGCCAAACGCCGGACCGCTGGCCGAGCAGCGCTCATGATTGCCGTGGTCTGGATGATATCTATTAGTATTTCTGTGCCACCATTTTTCTGGAGGCAAGTGAAAGCTCATGAAGAAATTGCAAAGTGTACTGTGAACACAGACCAAATTTCCTACACAATTTATTCCACTTGTGGAGCTTTCTACATCCCAACTGTGCTCCTCCTGATCTTGTACGGTAGAATTTATGTAGCAGCTCGATCCAGGATTCTGAAGCCACCCTCATTATATGGGAAACGCTTTACTACTGCACACCTGATTACCGGCTCTGCTGGGTCTTCCCTCTGCTCCATTAATGCAAGCCTTCATGAAGGGCATTCCCATTCAGGTGGATCTCCAATATTTATCaatcatgttaaaataaaactggCAGATAGTGTcctagaaaggaaaagaatttctgctgcaagagaaaggaaagccaCCAAAACTTTAGGCATTATTCTGGGAGCTTTCATTTTCTGCTGGCTGCCTTTTTTTGTCATGTCCCTTGTCCTACCAATCTGCCAAGATGCTTGTTGGTTTCATCCCATCCTACTGGACTTTTTTACGTGGTTAGGTTACTTAAACTCATTGATCAATCCAGTCATTTATACAgcttttaatgaagaatttaagCAGGCTTTCCAAAAACTAATACATTTCAAAAAGTGTTCGTCTTGA